A DNA window from Simkaniaceae bacterium contains the following coding sequences:
- a CDS encoding transposase domain-containing protein, producing the protein MFFGSKESGESASVLLSLVQTCRGLDINPREYLEDVSKRIMGYNANKLHELLPDEWQKTRSAFIRS; encoded by the coding sequence TTGTTCTTCGGGAGTAAAGAGAGTGGAGAATCGGCATCTGTCTTGCTATCGCTGGTTCAAACCTGCCGTGGACTGGATATCAATCCTCGAGAGTATCTCGAAGATGTCTCTAAGAGAATCATGGGCTATAATGCGAATAAGTTGCATGAACTCCTCCCTGATGAATGGCAAAAAACACGAAGTGCCTTCATACGATCATAG